One part of the Syngnathus acus chromosome 17, fSynAcu1.2, whole genome shotgun sequence genome encodes these proteins:
- the LOC119136690 gene encoding protein BCAP-like isoform X4 — MSVCCLFWDLSSYHRLHASGSFDKLSQGYRGIMCPEDERQSQPPGCSFGVTLTCGGLESSHEAPKTIWMSSSGNRTPQVEIHCPRNTDDNDKGFGSFMKRLLDAEAAIISAAMQIASFKDVLKDSQPSAVNKQRMVKQRGLLLQKMEDFRQLNQVVRKRLNQLLDEEANRIDASTKIDALLTKILQIERENQLLKGDLDVTEKRAEELMFLQQKEQENIKSALNIAKYAEGTRARIQGQLRNKEAENNRLTVQVRTLERSLTQHKAEIDDLKASLTALTEQTSQEKEALKKASRVHKQKAERFEATLNKCLSQLQEKHAQLSTLQEKSETWKLEKEQLTEDKHKLTAHVELLQKQVIGIPIRLQKDMQRQTAMVKEWEKEFKERKEQEDREEDWGKAKVEKERREFEDREKEEWETREKEGVRERAEREKERWEWEDQEKEWVKERAEGEKKRREWEKEREERQEKTRKRKKRAMEKARGCSSEREEPQGERVEETVDIPARHDGVAQQFQSCEVEKENDSGSYATLKLEEQLAECEAALVQEKSMSGEKDRIVEQFQSQVAALEAELSNARLQFQNLSQDCQRMEDGEYSKADEVRQQLQVRVEELQHLPKMLKETEMKLLACQEKLQTSERKCSEQAEDIKNLQNELQTQVNLVKSTTELRESSSKLQEQVDTLQKTLEELRREKLKLEQKLETQEQALCHSNQLLEQSSTRCTDLERQLEQRMSECQAINQQLAQCSGDLLNFKEQVKKFQRASFVQRRGPSDHR; from the exons ATGAGTGTGTGTTGCCTTTTTTGGGACCTCTCCTCGTACCACCGTCTTCATGCCTCTGGTTCATTTGATAAACTATCCCAGGGTTATAGAG GTATTATGTGTCCCGAGGATGAACGGCAGAGTCAGCCTCCTGGCTGCAGTTTTGGTGTGACACTGACTTGTGGAGGCCTCGAAAGCTCTCATGAAGCCCCCAAGACCATCTGGATGAGCTCTAGTGGCAACAGAACTCCACAGGTTGAGATCCACTG TCCACGTAATACtgatgacaatgacaaaggATTTGGATCATTCATGAAGAGACTGTTGGATGCCGAAGCTGCCATCATCTCTGCAGCCATGCAGATTGCGTCGTTCAAAGACGTCCTGAAA GATTCACAACCATCCGCAGTCAACAAACAGCGCATGGTGAAGCAGAGAGGACTTTTGCTCCAGAAGATGGAGGACTTTCGTCAACTCAACCAGGTTGTGCGAAAAAGACTGAACCAGCTTCTGGATGAGGAG GCTAATCGCATCGATGCGAGCACCAAGATTGATGCTTTGCTGACTAAAATCCTACAGATTGAACGTGAAAATCAG CTTCTAAAAGGTGACCTTGATGTAACAGAAAAAAGGGCGGAGGAGCTGATGTTTCTGCAGCAAAAGGAACAG GAGAACATCAAAAGTGCTCTTAACATAGCTAAATATGCAGAAGGCACTCGCGCCCGTATACAGGGGCAGCTTCGCAACAAGGAGGCGGAAAACAATCGACTGACCGTGCAAGTGCGG ACACTTGAGCGATCCCTGACTCAACACAAGGCAGAGATAGACGACCTGAAAGCGTCCCTGACGGCTCTGACCGAGCAGACCTCGCAGGAGAAGGAAGCCCTCAAAAAGGCCTCGCGTGTGCACAAGCAGAAAGCCGAGCGCTTCGAGGCCACCCTCAACAAATGCTTGAGTCAGCTGCAGGAGAAG CACGCCCAGCTGTCAACTCTCCAAGAAAAGAGTGAGACGTGGAAGCTGGAGAAAGAGCAGCTGACCGAGGACAAGCACAAACTAACTGCTCACGTGGAGTTACTGCAAAA GCAAGTCATCGGCATCCCAATAAGACTTCAGAAGGACATGCAGAGGCAGACAGCAATGGTGAAGGAATGGGAAAAGGAATTTAAGGAAAGGAAGGAGCAGGAGGATAGGGAGGAAGACTGGGGGAAGGCAAAGGTGGAGAAGGAGAGAAGAGAGTTTGAAGACCGGGAGAAGGAGGAGTGGGAAACCCGGGAGAAGGAAGGGGTGAGGGAAAGGGCGGAGAGGGAGAAGGAAAGGTGGGAGTGGGAAGACCAGGAAAAGGAATGGGTGAAGGAAAGGGCGGAGGgtgagaagaagaggagagagTGGGAGAAGGAACGTGAAGAGAGGCAggaaaagacaagaaaacGAAAGAAGAGGGCAATGGAGAAAGCTAGGGGGTGCAGCTCCGAAAGGGAGGAGCCGCAAGGAGAGAGAGTGGAGGAGACGGTGGATATCCCCGCGAGACATGACGGTGTGGCGCAGCAGTTCCAAAGCTGTGAAGTGGAAAAGGAGAACGACAGCGGCAGTTACGCCACGCTCAAG TTGGAGGAGCAACTTGCTGAATGTGAGGCAGCCCTGGTCCAAGAGAAGAGTATGTCGGGTGAAAAGGACCGCATTGTTGAACAGTTTCAAAGCCAG GTTGCAGCACTTGAAGCAGAGTTGAGCAATGCGAGGCTTCAGTTTCAAAACCTATCACAGGATTGTCAGAGAATGGAAGATGGAGAATATTCAAAAGCtgatgag GTGAGACAGCAGCTGCAGGTTCGCGTGGAAGAGCTGCAGCATTTACCTAAAATGCTGAAAGAGACCGAGATGAAGCTGCTCGCTTGCCAGGAGAAGCTGCAAACCTCCGAGAGGAAGTGCTCAGAACAGGCAGAGGATATTAAGAATCTGCAGAATGAG CTGCAGACTCAAGTGAATTTGGTGAAATCCACTACAGAGCTGAGAGAGTCCAGTTCAAAACTGCAAGAACAAGTGGACACCCTACAAAA GACGCTGGAGGAGCTGCGCCGAGAAAAGCTGAAGCTGGAGCAGAAGCTGGAGACTCAGGAGCAGGCTCTTTGCCACAGCAACCAGCTGCTTGAGCAAAGCTCCACCCGATGCACAGACCTCGAACGCCAGCTGGAGCAACGGATGTCTGAATGCCAAGCGATCAACCAGCAGTTGGCACAATGCTCAGGAGACTTGTTGAATTTCAAAGAACAGGTA AAAAAATTTCAAAGAGCAAGTTTTGTCCAAAGACGAGGCCCTTCAGATCACCGTTAA
- the LOC119136690 gene encoding outer dense fiber protein 2-like isoform X6, which yields MSVCCLFWDLSSYHRLHASGSFDKLSQGYRGIMCPEDERQSQPPGCSFGVTLTCGGLESSHEAPKTIWMSSSGNRTPQVEIHCPRNTDDNDKGFGSFMKRLLDAEAAIISAAMQIASFKDVLKDSQPSAVNKQRMVKQRGLLLQKMEDFRQLNQVVRKRLNQLLDEEANRIDASTKIDALLTKILQIERENQLLKGDLDVTEKRAEELMFLQQKEQENIKSALNIAKYAEGTRARIQGQLRNKEAENNRLTVQVRTLERSLTQHKAEIDDLKASLTALTEQTSQEKEALKKASRVHKQKAERFEATLNKCLSQLQEKHAQLSTLQEKSETWKLEKEQLTEDKHKLTAHVELLQKQVIGIPIRLQKDMQRQTAMVKEWEKEFKERKEQEDREEDWGKAKVEKERREFEDREKEEWETREKEGVRERAEREKERWEWEDQEKEWVKERAEGEKKRREWEKEREERQEKTRKRKKRAMEKARGCSSEREEPQGERVEETVDIPARHDGVAQQFQSCEVEKENDSGSYATLKLEEQLAECEAALVQEKSMSGEKDRIVEQFQSQVAALEAELSNARLQFQNLSQDCQRMEDGEYSKADEVRQQLQVRVEELQHLPKMLKETEMKLLACQEKLQTSERKCSEQAEDIKNLQNEVVRKGLIGHLGPITMGQENVK from the exons ATGAGTGTGTGTTGCCTTTTTTGGGACCTCTCCTCGTACCACCGTCTTCATGCCTCTGGTTCATTTGATAAACTATCCCAGGGTTATAGAG GTATTATGTGTCCCGAGGATGAACGGCAGAGTCAGCCTCCTGGCTGCAGTTTTGGTGTGACACTGACTTGTGGAGGCCTCGAAAGCTCTCATGAAGCCCCCAAGACCATCTGGATGAGCTCTAGTGGCAACAGAACTCCACAGGTTGAGATCCACTG TCCACGTAATACtgatgacaatgacaaaggATTTGGATCATTCATGAAGAGACTGTTGGATGCCGAAGCTGCCATCATCTCTGCAGCCATGCAGATTGCGTCGTTCAAAGACGTCCTGAAA GATTCACAACCATCCGCAGTCAACAAACAGCGCATGGTGAAGCAGAGAGGACTTTTGCTCCAGAAGATGGAGGACTTTCGTCAACTCAACCAGGTTGTGCGAAAAAGACTGAACCAGCTTCTGGATGAGGAG GCTAATCGCATCGATGCGAGCACCAAGATTGATGCTTTGCTGACTAAAATCCTACAGATTGAACGTGAAAATCAG CTTCTAAAAGGTGACCTTGATGTAACAGAAAAAAGGGCGGAGGAGCTGATGTTTCTGCAGCAAAAGGAACAG GAGAACATCAAAAGTGCTCTTAACATAGCTAAATATGCAGAAGGCACTCGCGCCCGTATACAGGGGCAGCTTCGCAACAAGGAGGCGGAAAACAATCGACTGACCGTGCAAGTGCGG ACACTTGAGCGATCCCTGACTCAACACAAGGCAGAGATAGACGACCTGAAAGCGTCCCTGACGGCTCTGACCGAGCAGACCTCGCAGGAGAAGGAAGCCCTCAAAAAGGCCTCGCGTGTGCACAAGCAGAAAGCCGAGCGCTTCGAGGCCACCCTCAACAAATGCTTGAGTCAGCTGCAGGAGAAG CACGCCCAGCTGTCAACTCTCCAAGAAAAGAGTGAGACGTGGAAGCTGGAGAAAGAGCAGCTGACCGAGGACAAGCACAAACTAACTGCTCACGTGGAGTTACTGCAAAA GCAAGTCATCGGCATCCCAATAAGACTTCAGAAGGACATGCAGAGGCAGACAGCAATGGTGAAGGAATGGGAAAAGGAATTTAAGGAAAGGAAGGAGCAGGAGGATAGGGAGGAAGACTGGGGGAAGGCAAAGGTGGAGAAGGAGAGAAGAGAGTTTGAAGACCGGGAGAAGGAGGAGTGGGAAACCCGGGAGAAGGAAGGGGTGAGGGAAAGGGCGGAGAGGGAGAAGGAAAGGTGGGAGTGGGAAGACCAGGAAAAGGAATGGGTGAAGGAAAGGGCGGAGGgtgagaagaagaggagagagTGGGAGAAGGAACGTGAAGAGAGGCAggaaaagacaagaaaacGAAAGAAGAGGGCAATGGAGAAAGCTAGGGGGTGCAGCTCCGAAAGGGAGGAGCCGCAAGGAGAGAGAGTGGAGGAGACGGTGGATATCCCCGCGAGACATGACGGTGTGGCGCAGCAGTTCCAAAGCTGTGAAGTGGAAAAGGAGAACGACAGCGGCAGTTACGCCACGCTCAAG TTGGAGGAGCAACTTGCTGAATGTGAGGCAGCCCTGGTCCAAGAGAAGAGTATGTCGGGTGAAAAGGACCGCATTGTTGAACAGTTTCAAAGCCAG GTTGCAGCACTTGAAGCAGAGTTGAGCAATGCGAGGCTTCAGTTTCAAAACCTATCACAGGATTGTCAGAGAATGGAAGATGGAGAATATTCAAAAGCtgatgag GTGAGACAGCAGCTGCAGGTTCGCGTGGAAGAGCTGCAGCATTTACCTAAAATGCTGAAAGAGACCGAGATGAAGCTGCTCGCTTGCCAGGAGAAGCTGCAAACCTCCGAGAGGAAGTGCTCAGAACAGGCAGAGGATATTAAGAATCTGCAGAATGAGGTAGTAAGGAAGGGACTAATTGGACACCTTGGGCCCATCACCATGGGGCAAGAGAACGTGAAATGA